TCAATATTTACTTCGTTTTCGTCAATGTTTTGTTTCTCGAAAGACCATTCGCTTTCTGGCCGTCGAAGNNNNNNNNNNNNNNNNNNNNNNNNNNNNNNNNNNNNNNNNNNNNNNNNNNNNNNNNNNNNNNNNNNNNNNNNNNNNNNNNNNNNNNNNNNNNNNNNNNNNAGACCAATACGTTACCGATTCAACGTGATAAGTTAATGACTTAATTACCGAACGTGTAAGCCTCACGGCTATAGATGCGGCCATTAATTCGAGACGGGGCATAGATGCTTTTTCTGGAGAAATTCGAGACTTCGCATTTAAAAGTTGCACGCCGACAAAATTACCGAAATAAATTCTTGCGAATACCACGGCGGCATAAGCTAAACCACTTGCATCTCCGAATGTATGAATTGACAGCCTACCATTTCCGATTTTTCGCGgtatttcaatttgttttaataaaggTAAATCGTTTATCCGAACTAAAAATTCGTGTCTGTGTTTGTCATTAATTTCCGTGTCCCAACCGACTTTTTCTTTCCATAATTGCTTAAGCCAGATTTTCGGCTGTAAGGACACGGGACATGTGAAGCCGATCGGGTCGAATATTTTGTGTACTGCGGATAGTATAACCCTTTTCGTTATGACTATTGGCGTACCTATGTATACTACGGTCGGATTGATGGAAATCGTATCTTTGTGTTTATTCCAAGAGATTCCGTGAACAAGTACATATTCTCCTTGTGAAACACCTCCGGAACTTTCCCATCCCCGTAAATCGAAACCTCCCGTAGCCATAATTGCTCTAGCTTCACGAACAAAAACTTCCAATTCTTCCTTCGAATCAACGCTAGTCACGCAATTGTCGACATAAAATGACTcccttaattttttaaccgagtTTTCTGTCCACAGATATTTGTCACTCTCTTTCGCTTTTTCCGAAGCTGCTTCTAAAAGCATTTCGATTGTCGCTGCCAGTAAAAAGGGACTACACGACAATCCAAAAACAACGCGACAATGTCTATAAACTACTATTTTGCCATCCACTAACCACAAGAAACGGAGAAACTCTCTATCAGCTGGATCCACGACTATCTGTAAAAATGACCCTTTTATGTCAGAAATAACACCAATCTCTCTTTCCCGAAATCTGTTAAGGGATGATGGCACAAGTTCTATCAAATTCGGACCCTTTTTCAGACATTGATTGAGAGATGGATTTCCCTTCCTTTTAGCCGAAGCATCAAATACGGGCCTGATTTTAGTCGTGCTATTCATTTTTATGACCGGACGATGCGGCAAATAATGACCTACGCGTGAAATTTCATTTTCGGGAACCCTTTCTATTATCTTTTCTGTCAACCATGATTCAAAAACGTCATTATACGCGGAGGCAATACCTTGCTTATTTAACTTTTCCACCGTCGTTTTTAATCTTTGTTGTGCTACGTCATAGTTTTCGGGTAAAGGCACGTGATCGTCTTTCCAAGGCAATTTTACTTCATATCTACCTTCCGAGGTAATTTTTGCCGTTTCTCTTACAAAATTTCgcgtattttcattttttataatatcctTTTCAGCTTGAATAGGATCCGTGATACCGAGAACGTCTAAGCTCCAAAGATCGGATACATCGGCCTCTTGGATGAACAACGTCGTAAACATAGCAATAGTTTCGGTTTTTTCTTTACGCTGTTCTGGTAATTTTCCCATAACCGTCCATCCCAACAAAGTTTCAAACGCGATTAGACCATTGTTCATGTCAAATTTATTTCCCGTTATTAACTTTCCGGCCACATCAGTACCGATCAAAACATCAATAGATTTTTCTTTACTTCCGATATCAGATAAGAAAATATTACGCTCACGTAATTCGTTAACCCATGATTCCTCCTTGACACAGGGGATTGTGTCGCAGATTATATCTCGACACAATACAGAGAAATTACACGCGTAAGACTCATCGAGAtcttttaaacgtattaaaaatatgtcatgcTTCTTTGCTTTCGATTTGACACCGCCGAATAAAGAATGAGCCACTTCAACGTCTCCGCGCGGAACATAACCTAACTCTCTTGCACAGTCTGACCGAATGTATGAGCGATGTGACGCTGTANNNNNNNNNNNNNNNNNNNNNNNNNNNNNNNNNNNNNNNNNNNNNNNNNNNNNNNNNNNNNNNNNNNNNNNNNNNNNNNNNNNNNNNNNNNNNNNNNNNNCATTATTATGATAAATAtagcattattattattgttttcattggaaataattataaaatttcgcaTGTAATTAGACTGGccgatttatatatttttgtctttttgtttgtttgataaataaaatataaaaaatttttattttaaaagtataccgtgtttaaaaaaatgctctgatttcatcaaaaatagcaAGAAAACTCAAAGTAACTATCCAAACAGATTTACAATAGgaatgcaaatattaaaaaatttattgaattagttataaacaaatgagtgaatgaaaatggtttcgtggaaATTGGCGGCGATTCTTTACTTGATTCgcatttaaattgaacaatttatggacaaaaggcgtttttttattgaattaatgaaagttgtcaaataatttattattttgaaagcatttatttgtaaacaaatatccatttattacttggaaatataacctaagtatcatattttgacatcaaattaaaaataataattgtctaaactaacttaattaacaaatgcacttattgactatttttggaagaacaaatttgatttttttcgatgcaattaactgtaaataacgaacattataatttttaagaatattttgataACAATACAtagtttattttcgaaataacaattgtttaaacaagtgttcatcattttatgtatttataaataaaataatatttgtttcacggaattaacgaaatagttaattagaaataattttttgctatgaatcgataacatttgataatcgGTTATCCAAACCTacttaacaaatttattatttcgcTAATTTTGAGCGTTTAAACTTGTTCCGCTTTGTGTAATGAAttcttaataacaaattttttaaccttttttatagTTCGATATCGacctactatttttatttttgtcaaatatgtAGTAAAAGGATAATCAGTGCCAAAAAATTGCAGGCCCCATTTTTCACGTGTAGGGTGTTAGTTTAGGACCCTATAAAATACATTTGGGTGGGGGGGGGGatatatggaaaataatattcCATTCGTGTTTTATAgctcattttaaagagaaaagtgGTGTTACAATAATTTCAGCTGATAttctctttcaatattttttcttgagataaaaattcacaatttttatttaataatgttgGTGAtgcaaatatcagaaaaaaatctatttttaaaacataattggcatATGTAGAGTTTTTTCTATTTGGCAAAAAAACTGACATCATTCCATCAAGCAGAAACCGAGATTTCGcgagtttattttcaaaattcattgatttcAGTACAATGAAAAATTCCGAGTTTTAATTGTTAGGAAAAAGAACTAtctattttataataaagtttACGAATAAAATGTTTACAGCTCGTGCAGCCacacattttcacaatttttgcgTGGTgagtaaatcattcaaaaattcgGACGTTCAAATTTCATGggttttgaaaatcgtctttgaatagcgactaaaaatttattttttaaattaaaaaagtaataaatacttTCTCCCAATGTACGGGAcagctgaataagaataaaacagttttattccaaaaaaagtattctgttccggccaaataataatttagtgtgacGGTATCGCACTGTAATATACGAGTTTTCGCGGAAAGACGTATAAAGAGAAGAATGGTACatgtttatttacaaataaataaaataatttaaagaaatttcctttcTAATTGCGTGGCAAAAAGTTCAGTAAAAAAATCCCTATTAAGAGTTTAGGTTTCAAGTTAATTGATACTATGTTGCTGAAAAGTGGCAAAtagttttattcaagaatttttcatgtaaaaaaaagaagcgttttattattttattgtattgaaGAACTTTTACAAAGATAaatataaacagaaaaattagaatcaatctcaaaagtcgccAATTTCTAAAgtgatttttaaagtgaaaaatcgacaaaaatagatCCCTTATTGATTTCTGGAAATCTTAACGAAAGCTACAAAGTGTACTttagaacaaataatttaaattaaaattgtttatttaacagttgtTATTTAGAGTTTAagtttttgctttctctttaCGGAAATGTGACAATTCGTATATAATCCGGATTATCAAGACCTAATATTATTCCTTGAAGGATTCTTTATACTTATATTTggataatattgattaaaatttaaactatcattGATTATAACAATCATAAcagtataatttcaaataaatgtttttaatcaaatccatacaaacagaaattcaaagaatccttcgaataataaaatgaggccttgatcattaggattaaataaaaattggaactTTTCCCTAAATAGCTAAGAAAACTAAACCTGTAAAGAACTACTcatcaataaacaattttaacctgaattatttttttctgaagtgtgcttagaagtaTCCGTCGGGATTTAGCTAAACTAATACTAGaactatttttgtcgattttatcaatcatttcaaagataggcaacttttgaaactgattgtacgtagtgtacctTCTTAACGatgagatttttaagaaatagtttcaacaaaatgttaattagattttttagaaaCAGTTTATGCAAAAAggccattttcagaaaaaatatttgttatcaactTATGTACTGCAACCCTTGAGTTATTTTAACCAAGCCATCCTCAGTTAAACTTTGAAAGTCAATAAATTGCAAGCATTGAAATGTCAAAATctgaattgaatttattttatttggatatCATTGCACTGAATAACTAACTATAAAATGAGAGAATATATCAGAAGagtattatttgttaatattaattaagcTATTAAAACATGCTCACTTGTAAAATCGAAGAAAGTTACAAATGTAAGTAGTAGCAGGCCAGGAATATTCCTCATTGTTCTTTTTATTCGACACAATGATAAAGAATAGAATATTGTCGTTCAAGAATTAGGCGTGAATATTTAGCATccgaaacaaaaatgaaaatcatctTTGTTAGTGAATTTTCGGGAAGTTATGTTGATGTTTTTGAGGAATAGACACTTCCTATTTGATATTCTGATTTCTTTAGCATCCAGAAATAAAATGCTCgacttatttaaaaagtaaacacaCGTCTTGATCCAGATGAGATTCTTATGTGTGTTTTATTCTACAAAAATGATTGcacaaaataaaatgatattttttactgaCAACCATTGTGGGACATCTTGATTAATTGCTAAGTcaacacaattttcatttattaatatgaCCACTTAATATGATATTTGTACTATATAATAGTAcacaaaaaaatgagaaaaaaaaatcttgtagCAAAAACTTGTGCAAATCTTAGTTCTGGCACAACAAATATCTCAAAAGTTGGACCTAATCAACGAATGAGGGGCGAGCTTTAGCGACTACTTGTACGCCTATCAAATTTTAAGATAGATCTCTGTTACATAaaagttattacaaaaataaaaaataattaaggagTTACAAAACTGAGCAAAAtatctttctaaaaaatttaatagggaccatacttaaattatgtaacaaCTTAAGGGTCGCAAGCTTTTTCTAggatttgtatttgaaaattaatggtcagggaaatagaaattttcaaaaaaatatatgtacacggtgacccattttaagctataatcccaaatatcttctaaaaaacTTTATCTACAAAGAAATGGTTCGGACAAAGTGTGATCAGGACCGAGGGGGCATTTGACAGTACCATCAATTTTGATCTTgaagtcaattttcaaggttAAATGAAGGTCAGACCTTTTTCTCAAATGAGTtgagatagaatttttttctgaagaaaagatGAGAATTTTCCTTTTGTTAATGTAAGTTATTCATAAAAAGCTACATATTATGGCTtatctataaaaattataaatgaagcatcttaataatttttattatctgaGTAAATCGGTTAACATACTTTAATACCAACTAGAcagcaaaatatttcatttcgcaaaaattgttttttttttataaatttttattagcgCAGTTTATAACAAATTGGTTATAAAGCACAAAAAATGCTGCCCTTGTTGCTGCTGCGCCTGTTGCACATGTGGCCTACTCAGTACCTTTGTTTTACGCTGCACCTCTATCCCACGCACTTCTTGCCCACGTACCTCTGGCctacgacaaatttttaataaaactttaactttcttttgaattattctgATGTTGTGATCTTTTATTTGTTGAAGTGACTAAAATAAGACAGGTGTAAATATCTTGAAGAGTCTGAGGTACttgtgtcaaaattttatttttctcaactgatttattataaaatatatataattttgagttGCATATTCAAATGAAGGACgagaatttttcaacacaaatgatatagttgcatatttactaaaaataagttttctataaaaaagggtattttaatgaaacagtgattttttaaactgaagagatgaatttacaattgcaaagtttaatttcaaacattttaaattaaaattatgcatcttcaatCTTCAACTGCAAAGGAAACTTCAATAATagatatcattttaatttttttgcgtaTTGAAGGACTCTTTAACCGTGTTACGGATTAGTAGGTTCAAAGTTGGCGCACAAATTTAGAGTGTTACGACAGCGCCATCTGTACAGGAAAAGAGGGGGTAGTAGGTTAAGAGAAGGTGAGTAGAAAGCGGGGCTTCGTTGAATAAGCAGCTTTGTaacgagtttttaaataaagctttTATATCTTGAGAGCAATCGTAGTGTATTTCTAAGAGTTTTTCTTTTTCACCTCTCAGAGTATTCCCGACATTAAGTGGCGACCGTGACAGGACTATTTCTT
This Belonocnema kinseyi isolate 2016_QV_RU_SX_M_011 chromosome 3, B_treatae_v1, whole genome shotgun sequence DNA region includes the following protein-coding sequences:
- the LOC117169969 gene encoding uncharacterized protein LOC117169969, which translates into the protein MRNIPGLLLLTFVTFFDFTTSHRSYIRSDCARELGYVPRGDVEVAHSLFGGVKSKAKKHDIFLIRLKDLDESYACNFSVLCRDIICDTIPCVKEESWVNELRERNIFLSDIGSKEKSIDVLIGTDVAGKLITGNKFDMNNGLIAFETLLGWTVMGKLPEQRKEKTETIAMFTTLFIQEADVSDLWSLDVLGITDPIQAEKDIIKNENTRNFVRETAKITSEGRYEVKLPWKDDHVPLPENYDVAQQRLKTTVEKLNKQGIASAYNDVFESWLTEKIIERVPENEISRVGHYLPHRPVIKMNSTTKIRPVFDASAKRKGNPSLNQCLKKGPNLIELVPSSLNRFREREIGVISDIKGSFLQIVVDPADREFLRFLWLVDGKIVVYRHCRVVFGLSCSPFLLAATIEMLLEAASEKAKESDKYLWTENSVKKLRESFYVDNCVTSVDSKEELEVFVREARAIMATGGFDLRGWESSGGVSQGEYVLVHGISWNKHKDTISINPTVVYIGTPIVITKRVILSAVHKIFDPIGFTCPVSLQPKIWLKQLWKEKVGWDTEINDKHRHEFLVRINDLPLLKQIEIPRKIGNGRLSIHTFGDASGLAYAAVVFARIYFGNFVGVQLLNAKSRISPEKASMPRLELMAASIAVRLTRSHHRCLQMSSLSVSVDLSQGAGDLDMLIPITEQILEIEWHFNPPSAPWWGGWWERLIGVLKTILRKILGKASLSYESLTTALCDVEAIINSRPLTYVSEDEEDLKPLTPAMFLQEIQEIGVPDFDMLYHENLDFLAFPRLALDACDDILALPRFANVYLGS